From a region of the Oryza sativa Japonica Group chromosome 6, ASM3414082v1 genome:
- the LOC107277537 gene encoding LOW QUALITY PROTEIN: RING-H2 finger protein ATL39 (The sequence of the model RefSeq protein was modified relative to this genomic sequence to represent the inferred CDS: inserted 2 bases in 1 codon), with translation MGSRSGSSTTTSTPPVAPDESRPPVVKGPAIFSYTCAGLVTGVALVAVVVFYCNRHVRRRAHVVVAGAGGREDDDVRGVAGVAAKIPEFAYTGSASGGEGAAQCSVCLGAVRGGEMVRRLPACKHLYHVXPLCRTEVEPPPGDGGGRPAPAADESSPTEALPPV, from the exons atggGTTCGCGTTCCggctcgtcgacgacgacgagtacgCCGCCAGTGGCGCCGGATGAGAGCCGGCCGCCCGTGGTCAAAGGACCGGCGATCTTCAGCTACACCTGCGCCGGCCTCGTCACGGGCGtcgcgctcgtcgccgtcgtcgtcttctacTGCAACCGCCACGTCCGGAGGCGCGCgcatgtcgtcgtcgccggcgccggcgggcgagaggacgacgacgtgcGCGGCGTCGCTGGCGTGGCGGCCAAGATCCCGGAGTTCGCGTACACCgggtcggcgagcggcggcgagggggcggcgCAGTGCTCGGTGTGCCTCGGCGCGGTGCGGGGCGGCGAGATGGTGCGGCGGCTGCCGGCGTGCAAGCACCTGTACCACGT GCCGCTCTGCCGGACGGaggtcgagccgccgccgggggaCGGCGGAGGCCGACCTGCGCCGGCGGCAGATGAGTCGTCGCCGACGGAGGCGCTGCCACCGGTGTAG
- the LOC107276943 gene encoding RING-H2 finger protein ATL39, whose protein sequence is MGSRSGSTTTSMPPVPQENQSVGKGTAIFSYTCVGLTGVALVAVVAFYCNRHVRRRAPVVAAEGAGSVGGREDDGRGVADVAAKIPEFAYAGSARHGGGGECSVCLGAVQGGEAVRRLPACKHLYHVECIDMWLASHATCPICRTEVEPPPEDDDGRPAPAADESSPTEALPPV, encoded by the coding sequence atgggTTCGCGTTCcggctcgacgacgacgagtatGCCGCCGGTGCCGCAGGAGAACCAGTCCGTGGGCAAAGGGACGGCCATCTTCAGCTACACCTGCGTCGGCCTCACGGGCGtcgcgctcgtcgccgtcgtcgccttctaCTGCAACCGCCACGTCCGGAGGCGCGCGCCTGTGGTAGCCGCCGAGGGCGCCGGCAGCGTCGGTGGGCGAGAAGACGACGGGCGCGGCGTCGCTGACGTGGCGGCCAAGATCCCGGAGTTCGCGTACGCGGGGTCGGcgaggcacggcggcggcggcgagtgctCGGTGTGCCTCGGCGCGGTgcagggcggcgaggcggtgcggcggctgcCGGCGTGCAAGCACCTGTACCACGTGGAGTGCATCGACATGTGGCTGGCCTCGCACGCCACGTGCCCAATCTGCCGGACGGAGGTCGAGCCACCgccggaggacgacgacggccgacCTGCGCCGGCGGCAGATGAGTCGTCGCCGACGGAGGCGCTGCCACCGGTGTAG
- the LOC107278678 gene encoding E3 ubiquitin-protein ligase EL5, producing the protein MADMWPPGLPYPFAPPPPRWPFSPPPPPPWRPPPSTPPSRGHDISSSSSSGGIVAGVLISLVAALLALAIMCALCQGHRNSSRASAAAAAAAAAAQSRPPPQMRSGGDGGDDGGGGERQLGRSSASPSAPPWPTALVPAFTYSRSVRRNVGGDDGEEEETAAAAAACSVCLGAFQLGETVRLLPACLHLYHAECIDPWLDAHTTCPLCRSDTGDPSPVDAGRIPPV; encoded by the coding sequence atggctgatATGTGGCCTCCGGGCTTGCCCTACCCTTTCGCCCCACCTCCGCCACGGTGGCcattctcgccgccgccgcctcctccgtggcggccgccaccgtcgacgccgccgtcccgcGGCCATGACATCTCCAGTTCTTCTTCTTCCGGCGGGATCGTCGCCGGTGTGCTCATCAGCCTCGTGGCCGCACTCCTCGCGCTCGCCATCATGTGCGCCCTGTGCCAGGGCCACCGCAACAGCAGCCGCGCatcagccgcagccgccgccgccgccgccgcggctcaaTCGCGACCGCCACCGCAGATGCGCAGTGGTGGAgatggtggcgacgacggcggcggcggcgagcggcagctcGGCAGGTCGAGCGCTAGCCCCagcgcgccgccgtggcccacCGCCCTCGTCCCGGCGTTCACGTACAGCCGGTCGGTGAGGCGCAAcgtgggcggcgacgacggcgaggaggaggagacggcggcggcggcggcggcgtgctcggTGTGCCTGGGCGCGTTCCAGCTCGGGGAGACGGTGCGGCTGCTGCCGGCGTGCCTCCACCTGTACCACGCCGAGTGCATCGACCCGTGGCTGGACGCGCACACCACGTGCCCGCTCTGCCGCTCCGACACCGGCGACCCATCGCCGGTGGACGCCGGCCGGATACCGCCGGTGTAG
- the LOC4341217 gene encoding RING-H2 finger protein ATL39, producing MRLEMSPDNLLFFCSVAASAAAGFCLFSLYRRLARRCHHHHAAPAGGSEEEEEERRRLTAVASGLPAFMYDRLVRHSGKGASWTECAVCLGVIHVGAMVKLLPACAHIYHVDCIDLWLSSHPTCPLCRCRVDHPGQGQETARQLAQLSPA from the coding sequence atgcGCCTCGAGATGTCACCCGacaacctcctcttcttctgctccgtcgcggcgtcggcggccgctgGATTCTGCCTCTTCTCGCTGTACCGGCGGCTCGCGCGGcggtgccaccaccaccacgcggcGCCTGCCGGAGGatcggaagaggaggaggaggagcgccggcGGCTGACCGCGGTGGCCTCCGGCCTCCCGGCGTTCATGTACGACCGGCTGGTCCGGCACAGCGGCAAGGGCGCGAGCTGGACGGAGTGCGCCGTCTGCCTCGGCGTCATCCATGTCGGCGCCATGGTGAAGCTGCTGCCGGCGTGCGCCCACATCTACCACGTCGACTGCATCGACCTGTGGCTGTCTTCCCACCCGACGTGCCCCCTCTGCCGGTGCAGGGTTGATCATCCTGGGCAGGGGCAGGAGACGGCCAGGCAGCTTGCCCAGCTTTCCCCAGCATAG
- the LOC4341218 gene encoding PLASMODESMATA CALLOSE-BINDING PROTEIN 5 has product MPAASSPLPLPLLLLLLLAVAGAGAAGAGAGVGVSGGGQLWCVAKNNADDAALQAAVDWACGPAGGADCRAIQQGGACYDPPDLLAHASYAFNDYFLRAGGAPAAPAACDFSGAAALTALNPSHGSCVFPSSTSPKNGSFTGTTTYGPAGADLSKSSSRQLNFWSLLLCICLSVTFFDAFPSDTFS; this is encoded by the exons atgcccgccgcctcctcgcctcttcccctcccccttctcctcctcctcctcctcgccgtcgccggcgccggcgccgcgggtgCGGGGGCGGGGGTGGGGGTGAGCGGCGGGGGGCAGCTGTGGTGCGTGGCGAAGAACAACGCGGACGACGCGGCGCTGCAGGCGGCGGTGGACTGGGCGTGCGGCCCCGCGGGGGGTGCCGACTGCCGCGCCATCCAGCAGGGCGGCGCCTGCTACGACCCGCCCGACCTCCTCGCCCACGCCTCCTACGCCTTCAACGACtacttcctccgcgccggcggcgcccccgccgcccccgccgcctgcgacttctccggcgccgccgccctcaccgCCCTCAACCCCA gCCATGGCAGCTGCGTGTTTCCTTCCAG CACATCTCCAAAAAATGGCAGCTTCACAGGAACAACAACTTATGGTCCAGCTGGTGCAGATTTAAGCAAAAGTTCTTCCAGGCAACTGAATTTCTGGTCATTGTTGTTATGCATATGTCTGTCTGTAACATTTTTCGATGCCTTCCCTTCTGATACATTTTCATAA